In a single window of the Cygnus olor isolate bCygOlo1 chromosome 5, bCygOlo1.pri.v2, whole genome shotgun sequence genome:
- the TNKS1BP1 gene encoding LOW QUALITY PROTEIN: 182 kDa tankyrase-1-binding protein (The sequence of the model RefSeq protein was modified relative to this genomic sequence to represent the inferred CDS: deleted 1 base in 1 codon) produces the protein MASQPQPLHPPLPCASGGAGLAAGSPEKGTARPKPPIRPKPRVLPKPSVPAKPHPPPGPRHPRPELPSAEKMNRLAGPQPYGGGSSGGGLRRPSFTVKSPETPNGKGLPSPPVSAPEDSGSSPAGEMPAAPPTPSRKGPAPFKVTPVPVATKPERFPGTTVEEILAKMDSKEGPGSPDRARLSPFCPDAAPRFGSKPFAAVFRRRPSGEADGDPPGEAHQPPQHAGGEPGTGGDRSSVAEMSSGSSPAGLSCAGDPRRLWRPPSPPDLSSLQLGTLGPPGSPRSPACPAPAPGAPFQPAEPSALAPGSPDAPPELLAPGSPTLAPGSPDSPAQPPAQELSAASIQAPGAPAEAQLGASRSPGSPHTPSEGSPASASPPTPGTPRLPPRATYPPGSPEAAAEPPAPPSPPLEPPARVSRPPGSPEGPDDSPASPQSPEGPDFSLPPPSRDSGLRRSSEGVLQPPPSEGQGMGELGGSLSALPQPGDPPSERSLGSESSWSLSQSFEWTFPPRGARGLPSPPSSPIREAADSGLSEEDESDGEAAGSRGDGGSHRAGSWAAEGAPCPGGPVAKLEAEGSAEEEEEEEEEEEAEWNSTVLHVTEPDQDPAEPEPPVEATPPDPASPEAKSCWEPGPAGDSPASLQGPGGPGQEESSSKAPDAHPDPGWLTELLASPGARAAGRGSPEADGSEDLLGWSRKDLCSEFGIGRSQRAAAFDWSREAVARDRDWPGEVGQDREFRTKPSWDTSHSVSDVEQQDRAFGAAERDWSSSYKGTELMGDTGLDCGTWPKSHGLGESCLQDQDFGKASWGAGYGLDSAGGREEVSSGKTEWSRTYGVGHGQQENKELSSRQPSWAGRYGSGDPETQDGELAPVWAGEYGTGDAEIKDREMGADWASKYSGRDAESKDEDLTLGWAGRSSTGDTGTLDKEFCPSRSAWDSKYSSRDMESQDREFSPSRPAWSGEYSTQDMESQDREFSPSRPAEASDYSTRDMESQDREFSPSRPAWDSEYSTRAMESQDREFSPSRPAEGGGYGAGEEETQDREFKPSRPAWDDEYSTRDMESRDREFGPGRPVWASEYGSVATRKEDFSPGRLSWAGERGIAQTEAGSAFGVRTEDLPGSSAPRHPSPESGWGSSDQQESGAIGPGGWIEELRLGGAEHHNQFGVIGMDQVPDPSGTAAPAGGPMSWSGEMSSADLQEPGEPPGGWHGDLPVSPSAPTTSTSEGGPGQMAWDEDGATPGSAARPREDEEEEAGWRQHQEAGGWSTELCEAEARRQEWASAFDARCAARSRDFSAGEPSPGDRGASADGRTPMDIRLSDPSPPLGADALAECTDVGPSPQLEPLASEAPRDEDEPSPAEDGDLAAAPPLPEAGGGTPPEAESQEEAPWDHPDGKRLQSCEEKPSQPEGPAELSGQEFTFLEDTEVLDSTVYRSKANLGRKRRHRAPALRPGATSEGDSWIFQDSTEPRPARAAVSSDEEAAEEPKSRRVRASPSGKGVKVPLFPGLNTSALKAKLRGRNRSAEEGALPADSKAAPPKGPPRAALQVLQDPRPGWEAPHAAPQAGQVLRVGRLPPHWLQALKLKKKKS, from the exons ATggcctcccagccccagcccctgcacccccctTTGCCCTGCGCCTCGGGGGGGGCAGGACTGGCGGCCGGCAGCCCCGAGAAAG GCACCGCTCGCCCCAAACCTCCCATCCGGCCCAAGCCCCGCGTGCTGCCCAAGCCGTCCGTGCCTGCCAAGCCTCacccgccgccggggccgcggcACCCTCGCCCCGAGCTGCCCTCGGCCGAGAAGATGAACCGCCTGGCGGGGCCCCAGCCCTACGGCGGGGGCAGCTCCGGGGGGGGCCTCAGGCGCCCCTCCTTCACCGTCAAGTCTCCCGAGACCCCCAACGGGAAGGGGCTCCCGTCCCCGCCAGTCTCGGCCCCCGAAGACTCGGGGTCGAGCCCCGCCGGCGAgatgcctgcagcccccccgaCGCCTTCCCGCAAGGGCCCGGCTCCCTTTAAGGTGACCCCGGTGCCTGTGGCGACCAAGCCGGAGCGATTCCCAGGCACCACCGTGGAGGAGATCCTGGCCAAAATGGACAGCAAGGAGGGCCCGGGAAGCCCCGACCGGGCCCGCCTCTCTCCCTTCTGCCCCGATGCTGCCCCTCGCTTCGGCTCCAAGCCCTTTGCCGCCGTCTTCAGGAGGCGCCCCAGCGGGGAGGCGGATGGAGACCCCCCCGGTGAAGCCCACCAGCCCCCTCAGCACGCTGGGGGGGAGCCGGGGACGGGGGGTGACAGAAGTTCAGTGGCTGAAATGAG cagcGGCTCCTCCCCAGCCGGCCTGAGCTGTGCCGGGGACCCCCGCAGACTCTGGAGGCCGCCGTCTCCCCCTGAC CTCTCCTCTCTCCAGCTGGGCACCCTCGGACCCCCTGGCTCCCCGAGATCCCCCgcctgcccagctccagccccgggAGCTCCTTTCCAGCCCGCTGAGCCCTCCGCCTTGGCCCCCGGCTCTCCCGATGCccccccagagctgctggcccCCGGCTCCCCCACCCTGGCCCCCGGCTCCCCCGACTCCCCCGCTCAGCCCCCGGCCCAGGAGCTCTCGGCTGCCTCCATCCAGGCTCCGGGCGCCCCGGCCGAAGCCCAGCTCGGTGCCTCCCGCTCCCCCGGCTCCCCGCACACTCCCAGTGAGGGGTCCCCCGCTTCCGCCAGCCCCCCAACACCAGGCacgccccggctgcccccccgAGCCACCTACCCCCCCGGCTCTCCTGAGGCTGCCgctgagcccccagccccccccagcccacccctcGAGCCCCCTGCCAGAGTTTCTCGTCCCCCGGGCTCCCCAGAGGGGCCCGATGACTCCCCTGCGTCCCCACAGTCCCCCGAGGGTCCCGATTTcagccttcctccccccagCAGGGACTCGGGGCTCCGACGCTCCTCAGAGGGGGTCCTGCAGCCCCCGCCCAGCGAAGGGCAGGGcatgggggagctggggggctcgCTGAGcgccctgccccagcccgggGACCCGCCGTCGGAGCGCTCGCTGGGCAGCGAGTCCAGCTGGAGCCTTTCGCAGTCCTTCGAGTGGACGTTCCCCCcgcggggggcgagggggctgccgtccccccccagctcccccatcAGGGAGGCGGCCGACTCGGGGCTCTCTGAAGAGGACGAGTCAGATGGGGAGGCTGCGGGCTCCCGAGGGGACGGCGGGTCCCACAGGGCCGGCAGCTGGGCGGCGGAGGGGGCTCCGTGCCCAGGGGGGCCCGTAGCCAAGCTGGAGGCCGAGGGCTCGgcggaggaggaagaggaggaggaggaggaagaggaggcagagtGGAACAGCACCGTGCTCCACGTGACAGAGCCCGACCAGGACCCGGCTGAGCCCGAGCCCCCTGTCGAGGCCACCCCGCCAGATCCAGCCTCTCCGGAGGCCAAATCCTGCTGGGAGCCGGGGCCGGCAGGTGACTCTCCCGCCAGCCTGCAGGGCCCCGGCGGGCCAGGCCAGGAGGAGAGCTCCTCGAAGGCTCCCGACGCCCACCCCGACCCAGGCTGGCTGACCGAGCTGCTGGCGTCGCCCGGGGCTCGCGCAGCGGGACGCGGCTCACCGGAGGCCGACGGGTCGGAG GACCTGCTCGGCTGGTCGCGGAAGGACCTGTGCAGCGAATTCGGCATCGGGAGGTCCCAGCGGGCCGCTGCTTTTGACTGGAGCCGCGAGGCTGTAGCCAGAGACAGAGACTGGCCCGGAGAGGTGGGACAGGACCGGGAATTCAGGACCAAACCAAGCTGGGACACCAGCCACAGCGTGAGTGATgtggagcagcaggacagggccTTTGGTGCTGCTGAGAGGGACTGGAGCAGCAGTTACAAAGGGACAGAGCTGatgggggacacggggctggaCTGCGGCACCTGGCCCAAATCCCACGGCCTGGGGGAAAGCTGCCTGCAGGATCAAGACTTTGGCAAAGCCAGCTGGGGCGCTGGCTACGGCTTAGACAGCGCGGGCGGCAGAGAGGAGGTGAGCTCCGGGAAGACTGAATGGAGCAGGACCTACGGCGTGGGACACGGGCAGCAGGAGAACAAAGAGCTGAGCTCCAggcagcccagctgggctggCAGGTACGGCTCTGGGGACCCGGAGACCCAGGACGGGGAGCTCGCACCCGTGTGGGCCGGTGAGTACGGCACCGGTGACGCTGAGATCAAGGACAGGGAGATGGGCGCAGACTGGGCCAGCAAATACAGCGGCAGGGATGCTGAGAGCAAGGACGAGGACTTGacgctgggctgggctggcagatCCAGCACTGGGGACACCGGCACCCTGGACAAGGAGTTTTGCCCCAGCAGGTCGGCCTGGGATAGCAAATacagcagcagggacatggAGAGCCAGGACAGGGAGTTCAGCCCCAGCAGGCCAGCCTGGTCTGGCGAATACAGCACCCAGGACATGGAGAGCCAGGACAGGGAGTTCAGCCCCAGCAGACCGGCCGAGGCCAGTGACTACAGCACGAGGGACATGGAGAGCCAGGACAGGGAGTTCAGCCCCAGCAGGCCCGCCTGGGACAGCGAGTACAGCACCAGGGCCATGGAGAGCCAGGACAGGGAGTTCAGCCCCAGCAGGCCGGCTGAAGGCGGCGGGTACGGTGCCGGAGAGGAAGAGACCCAGGACAGGGAGTTCAAACCCAGCAGGCCGGCCTGGGATGATGAGTACAGCACCAGGGACATGGAGAGCCGGGACAGGGAGTTCGGCCCTGGCAGGCCAGTCTGGGCCAGCGAGTACGGCTCCGTGGCCACCAGAAAGGAAGATTTCAGTCCTGGCCGGCTGAGCTGGGCTGGCGAACGCGGCATAGCGCAGACGGAAGCGGGCAGTGCTTTCGGTGTCAGAACAGAAGACTTGCCTGGCTCCTCTGCCCCCCGTCACCCGTCCCCGGAGtcgggctggggcagcagcgaCCAGCAGGAGAGCGGTGCCATCGGCCCCGGGGGCTGGATTGAAGAGCTGCGCCTCGGGGGAGCTGAGCACCACAACCAGTTCGGCGTCATTGGGATGGACCAGGTGCCCGACCCCTCCGGCACCGCAGCGCCAGCGGGAGGCCCCATGTCCTGGAGCGGTGAAATGAGCTCTGCGGACCTGCAGGagcccggggagcccccgggaGGCTGGCACGGCGATCTCCCTGTCAGCCCCTCGGCTCCTACCACTAGTACCAGCGAGGGTGGACCGGGTCAGATGGCCTGGGACGAGGACGGGGCAACcccgggcagcgctgcccggccccgggaggacgaggaggaggaagcaggctggaggcagcaccaggaggcagGTGGCTGGAGTACGGAGCTGTGCGAGGCTGAGGCCAGGCGCCAGGAGTGGGCCAGTGCCTTCGACGCCCGCTGTGCGGCCCGCAGCCGGGATTTCAGTGCCGGGGAGCCGAGCCCAGGAGACCGCGGTGCTTCGGCAGATGG CAGGACCCCCATGGACATCCGCCTCTCGGACCCCAGCCCACCCTTGGGTGCTGATGCTCTGGCTGAGTGCACCGACGTGGGGCCGAGCCCCCAGCTGGAGCCCCTAGCCTCAGAGGCCCCCCGGGACGAGGACGAGCCCAGCCCCGCAGAGGACGGGGacctggctgctgccccccct CTGCCGGAGGCTGGTGGCGGGACCCCGCCAGAAGCAGAGAGCCAGGAGGAGGCCCCCTGGGACCACCCGGATGGGAAGAGACTGCAGAGCTGCGAGGAAAAACCCTCTCAGCCCGAGGGACCTGCGGAGCTCTCTGGGCAGGAATTCACCTTTCTGGAG GACACGGAGGTCCTGGACAGCACCGTGTACCGGAGCAAAGCCAACCTGGGCCGCAAGCGGAGGCACCGGGCGCCCGCTCTCCGCCCCGGGGCCACCTCCGAAGGGGACAGCTGGATCTTCCAGGACTCCACAG AGCCCCGTCCAGCCCGCGCAGCGGTGTCCTCCGACgaggaggcagcagaagagCCCAAGAGCCGGCGGGTGCGAGCGTCCCCGTCGGGCAAGGGCGTCAAGGTGCCGCTCTTCCCCGGCCTCAACACGTCCGCCCTCAAG GCCAAGCTGAGGGGCCGAAACCGCTCTGCCGAGGAGGGGGCGCTGCCAGCAGACAGCAAGGCAGCCCCCCCCAAAGGACCCCCACGTGCAGCGCTCCAAGTCCTGCAAGATCCCCGGCCTGGGTGGGAAGCCCCTCACGCTGCCCCCCAAGCCGGACAAGTCCTCAGG GTCGGACGGCTCCCCCCCCACTGGCTGCAAGCgctgaagctgaaaaagaagaaatcatga
- the P2RX3 gene encoding LOW QUALITY PROTEIN: P2X purinoceptor 3 (The sequence of the model RefSeq protein was modified relative to this genomic sequence to represent the inferred CDS: inserted 4 bases in 4 codons; deleted 1 base in 1 codon; substituted 1 base at 1 genomic stop codon) encodes MPPPRPQPSCLSDFFAYETPKSVWXRAGWWAAVNRAVQLLILSYFIGWVFLHEKAYQVRDTTIESSVVTKVKGVGRYGDRVLDTADYVTPPQGTSVFVVVTRQILTENQVQGVCPESEATYRCTADRDCRGKSLTTGSGVLTGRCVPYTXTLRTCEIRGWCPPEVDTVSVPVMLEAENFTLFIKNSVRFPLFGFEKANLPPQASAEDLRRCXFHPERQPLCPILRLGDVARFAGQDFATLATTGGVLGIKIGWVCDLDRSWELCLPRYSFTRLDGGTRHSPSSPGYNFRHARYYRGHTALSFRTLTKAFXIRFDVLVYGNVRWEKFGIVPTLINTXAAFTSIGVGTVLCDIILLNFLKGAEHYKARKFEEVPEASVPPPSTSPTTCASGAMGDQSREKQSTDSGTSSLGL; translated from the exons atgccccccccgcgcccccagccctcctgcctgTCCGACTTCTTCGCCTACGAGACCCCCAAGTCGGTGTGGTGAAGAGCTGGGTGGTGGGCCGCCGTCAACCGGGCCGTGCAGCTCCTCATCCTCTCCTACTTCATCGG CTGGGTGTTCCTGCACGAGAAGGCTTACCAGGTGAGGGACACCACCATCGAGTCCTCCGTGGTCACCAAAGTCAAGGGCGTGGGGAGATATGGGGACCGCGTCCTGGACACCGCCGACTACGTCACCC cgCCCCAGGGCACCTCGGTGTTCGTGGTGGTCACCAGGCAGATCCTGACGGAGAACCAGGTGCAGGGCGTCTGCCCCGAG AGCGAAGCCACGTACCGCTGCACCGCTGACCGCGACTGCCGGGGAAAGAGCCTCACCACAGGCAGCG GGGTGCTGACGGGGCGCTGCGTGCCCTACA ACACCCTGCGCACCTGCGAGATCCGGGGCTGGTGCCCGCCCGAGGTGGACACCGTCAGCGT CCCTGTGATGCTGGAGGCCGAAAACTTCACCCTCTTCATCAAGAACAGCGTCCGCTTCCCGCTCTTCGGATTCGAGAA GGCCAATCTGCCCCCCCAGGCCAGCGCGGAGGATCTGCGGCGCT GCTTCCACCCCGAGCGGCAGCCGCTCTGCCCCATCCTGCGGCTGGGCGACGTGGCGCGCTTCGCCGGGCAGGAC TTCGCCACCCTGGCCACCACC gggggggtgctgggcatCAAGATCGGCTGGGTGTGCGACCTGGACCGCTCGTGGGAGCTGTGCCTGCCCCGCTACTCCTTCACCCGCCTGGACGGCGGCAcccggcacagccccagctcccccggCTACAACTTCAG GCATGCCCGGTATTACCGCGGGCACACGGCACTGAGCTTCCGTACCCTCACCAAGGCCT GCATCCGCTTTGATGTCTTGGTGTACGGCAACGTAC gctgGGAAAAATTCGGCATCGTCCCCACGCTCATCAACA TGGCCGCCTTCACCTCCATCGGCGTG GGCACGGTGCTGTGCGATATCATCCTGCTCAACTTCTTGAAGGGCGCTGAGCACTACAAGGCCCGCAAGTTCGAGGAG GTGCCAGAGGCCAgcgtgccccccccctccaccagCCCCACGACATGTGCCTCCGGGGCCATGGGGGACCAGAGCCGGGAGAAGCAGTCCACCGACTCGGGCACCTCCTCCCTCGGCCTCTAG
- the SSRP1 gene encoding LOW QUALITY PROTEIN: FACT complex subunit SSRP1 (The sequence of the model RefSeq protein was modified relative to this genomic sequence to represent the inferred CDS: inserted 10 bases in 6 codons; deleted 2 bases in 2 codons; substituted 1 base at 1 genomic stop codon), whose product MAEAVAGFGGGGGGGRGGGGGGGGGGGRPGGERLSAQCPRARACRPPGGELRDSPRPPPSRNPRGRCRPPAPFAMADTLEFNEIYQEVKGSMNDGRLRLSRQGVIFKNSKTGKVDNIQASELAEGLWRRVAXGHGLKLLTKNGHVYKYDGFRESEFDKLSDFFKAXLSLELAEKDLCVKGWNWGTVRFGGQLLSFDIGEQPVFEIPLSNVSQCTTGKNEVTLEFHQNDDAEVSLMEVRFYVPPTQEDGVDPWRXAFAQNVLAKADVIQATGDAICIFRELQCLTPRGRYDIRIYPXLLHLHGKTFDYKIPYTTVLPLXLPHKDQRQMFFVVRRDGTAAGPPIKQGQTRYHFLILLFSKDEDISLTXNMNEEEVEKXFEGRLTKNMSGSLYEMVSRVMKALVNRKITVPGNFQGHSGAQCITCSYKASSGLLYPLERGFIYVHKPPVHIRFDEISFVNFARGTTTTRSFDFEIETKQGTQYNLQQHREEEYGKLFDFVNAKKLNIKKRGLKEGMKQSYDEYADSDEDQHDAYLERMKEEGKIREENANDSSDGSGEETDESFNPGEEDDDVAEEFDSNASASSSSGDGDSDRDEKKPAKKAKIVKDRKPRKKQVESKKGKDPNAPKRPMSAYMLWLNANREKIKSDHPGISITDLSKKAGELWKAMSKEKKEEWDRKAEDARRDYEKAMKEYSVGSRSESSKTERSKKKKKKQEKQMKGKAEKKGTASKSLSSAKSSAKSLSESFKSKEFVSSDESSSAESKKEDSEEEGGASPPPSSEDSASGSD is encoded by the exons ATGGCGGAAGCGGTGGCGGGGTtcggcggggggggaggggggggaagaggaggaggaggaggaggaggaggaggaggaggaaggccggGGGGGGAG cGCCTCAGTGCTCAGTGTCCCCGCGCCAGGGCATGCCGGCCCCCCGGGGGGGAACTGAGAGACTCGCCGAGGCCTCCTCCCTCCCGAAACCCCAGGGGACGCTGCCGGCCCCCCGCCCCGTTCGCCATGGCCGACACGCTGGAGTTCAACGAGATCTACCAGGAGGTGAAGGGATCCATG AACGACGGCCGGCTGCGGCTGAGCCGCCAGGGCGTGATCTTCAAGAACAGCAAGACGGGGAAGGTGGACAACATTCAGGCCTCGGAGCTGGCGGAGGGGTTGTGGCGCCGCGTGGC CGGCCACGGCCTCAAGCTGCTCACCAAGAACGGCCACGTCTACAAATACGATGGCTTCCGGGAATCG GAGTTCGATAAGCTCTCGGATTTCTTCAAGGC ACTATCGCTGGAgctggcggagaaggacctgtgTGTGAAGGGCTGGAACTGGGGCACGGTGAGGTTCGGAG GGCAGCTCCTCTCCTTCGACATCGGGGAGCAGCCGGTGTTCGAGATCCCCCTCAGCAACGTCTCCCAGTGCACGACGGGCAAGAACGAGGTGACGCTGGAGTTCCACCAGAACGACGACGCTGAGGTCTCGCTCATGGAGGTGCGCTTCTACGTGCCCCCCACCCAGGAGGACGGCGTGGACCCGTGGAGGTGA GCCTTCGCGCAGAACGTCCTCGCCAAGGCGGACGTGATCCAGGCCACGGGCGACGCCATCTGCATCTTCCGGGAGCTGCAGTGCCTGACGCCCCGCGGGCGCTACGACATCCGCATCTACCC CCTTCTGCACCTGCACGGCAAGACCTTCGACTACAAGATCCCCTACACCACCGTGCTGCCTCT CCTGCCCCACAAGGACCAGCGGCAGATGTTCTTCGTGGTGAGGAGGGACGGGACGGCGG CCGGACCCCCGATAAAGCAGGGCCAGACCCGCTACCACTTCCTCATCCTGCTCTTCTCCAAGGACGAGGACATCTCGCTGA TCAACATGAACGA ggaggaggtggaga cGTTCGAGGGGCGGCTCACCAAGAACATGTCTGGCTCCCTCTACGAGATGGTCAGCCGCGTCATGAAGGCTCTGGTCAACCGCAAGATCACCGTGCCTGGCAACTTCCAGGG ACACTCGGGAGCCCAGTGCATCACCTGCTCCTACAAGGCCAGCTCGGGGCTTCTCTACCCGCTGGAGCGCGGCTTCATCTACGTGCACAAGCCGCCCGTGCACATCCGCTTCGACGAGATCTCCTTCGTCAACTTCGCCCGCGGGACCACCACCACCCGCTCCTTCGACTTCGAGATCGAGACCAAGCAGGGCACGCAGTACAACCTTCAGCAGCATAGAGAG GAGGAGTACGGGAAGCTCTTCGACTTCGTCAACGCCAAGAAGCTGAACATCAAGAAACGAGGCCTCAAGGAG GGAATGAAGCAGAGCTACGACGAATACGCCGACTCCGACGAGGACCAGCACGATGCCTACCTGGAGAGGATGAAGGAGGAGGGCAAGATCCGGGAGGAGAACGCCAATGACAGCAGCGACGGGTCTGGGGAGGAGACAG ATGAGTCGTTCAACCCTGGTGAAGAGGACGATGACGTGGCTGAAGA GTTTGACAGCAACGcctcggccagctcctccagcgGT GACGGTGACAGTGACCGGGATGAGAAGAAGccagccaagaaggccaagatCGTCAAGGACCGCAAGCCCCGCAAGAAGCAGGTGGAG AGCAAGAAGGGGAAAGACCCCAACGCTCCCAAGAGGCCCATGTCAGCGTACATGCTCTGGCTGAATGCCAACCGCGAGAAGATCAAGTCCGACCACCCCGGCATCAGCATCACAGACTTGTCCAAGAAGGCTGGGGAGCTCTGGAAAGCCATGtccaaggagaagaaagag GAGTGGGATCGCAAGGCAGAAGATGCCAGGAGGGACTACGAGAAAGCCATGAAGGAGTACAGCGTGGGCAGCAGGTCCGAGAGCTCCAAGAC GGAGAGGtctaaaaagaagaagaagaagcaggagaag cagatgaaggggaaagcagagaagaaggGTACTGCCTCCAAGTCTTTGTCCTCCGCAAAGTCCTCTGCCAAGAGTCTGAGCGAGAGCTTCAAGAGCAAGGAATTTGTCTCCAGTGACGAGAGCTCCTCTGCAGAGAGCAAGAAGGAG GACTcggaggaggagggaggcgcCAGCCCACCCCCCAGCTCAGAGGATTCCGCATCGGGCTCGGATTAG
- the APLNR gene encoding apelin receptor produces MEEVADSYAYGDNETECEYEEWGPSLALLPTIYLLVFLLGTAGNGLVLWTIFKGGRERRRSADTFIANLAAADLTFVATLPLWAAYAWLGYHWPFGTAACKVSSYLVFVNMYASVFCLTGLSFDRYLAIVRPLATAKLRSRVSGLVATVALWVLAALLALPALVLRRAAALGGDAKVTCYMDYGGLASPGTEGAWEVGLGLSSTALGFVAPFAVMLTCYFFIARTVASHFRRERAEGPRKRKRLLTIIAVLVAAFGGCWLPFHLVKTLYVLMDLEVLPWSCGLHAFLNNLHPYCTGIAYINSCLNPFLYAFFDPRFRRACAALLCCRPPGPGAERSGSFSSGHSHPPGGKGGPPGGGKLDPATQETLFRA; encoded by the coding sequence ATGGAGGAGGTGGCAGACAGCTATGCCTACGGGGACAACGAGACGGAGTGCGAGTACGAGGAGTGGGGCCCCTcgctggccctgctgcccaccatCTACCTGCTGGTCTTCCTGTTGGGCACGGCGGGCAACGGGCTGGTCCTTTGGACCATCTTCAAGGGTGGCCGCGAGCGGCGGCGCTCCGCCGACACCTTCATCGCCAACCTGGCTGCCGCCGACCTCACCTTCGTGGCCACCCTGCCGCTGTGGGCCGCCTACGCCTGGCTGGGCTACCACTGGCCCTTCGGCACGGCCGCCTGCAAGGTGAGCAGCTACCTGGTCTTTGTCAACATGTACGCCAGCGTCTTCTGCCTGACGGGGCTGAGCTTCGACCGCTACCTCGCCATCGTGCGGCCCCTGGCCACGGCGAAACTGCGCTCGCGGGTGAGCGGGCTGGTGGCCACGGTGGCCCTGTGGGTGCTGGCggccctgctggctctgccGGCCCTGGTGCTGCGGCGGGCGGCCGCGCTGGGGGGGGACGCCAAGGTGACCTGCTATATGGACTACGGGGGCCTGGCCTCGCCGGGCACCGAGGGCGCCTGggaggtggggctggggctgtcctCCACCGCCCTGGGCTTCGTGGCCCCCTTCGCCGTCATGCTGACCTGCTACTTCTTCATCGCCCGCACCGTGGCCAGCCACTTCCGTCGGGAGCGGGCCGAGGGGCCCCGCAAGCGCAAGCGCCTGCTGACCATCATCGCCGTGCTGGTGGCCGCTTTcgggggctgctggctgcccttCCACCTGGTGAAGACCCTCTACGTCCTGATGGACCTGGAGGTGCTGCCCTGGTCCTGCGGCCTCCACGCCTTCCTCAACAACCTCCACCCCTACTGCACCGGCATCGCCTACATCAACAGCTGCCTCAACCCCTTCCTCTATGCCTTCTTCGACCCTCGCTTCCGACGGGCCTGTGCCGCCCTCCTCTgctgccgcccccccggccccggggctgagCGCTCGGGCAGCTTCTCCTCGGGGCACAGCCACCCCCCCGGGGGCAAGGGGGGGCCGCCTGGGGGGGGCAAGCTGGACCCCGCCACCCAGGAGACGCTCTTCCGTGCCTGA